In one Methanobacterium sp. Maddingley MBC34 genomic region, the following are encoded:
- a CDS encoding pyruvate-formate lyase-activating enzyme (PFAM: 4Fe-4S binding domain; Radical SAM superfamily), translated as MKVIRDIDKCIHCGMCEMVLCPVGSAWRSLEEGKCIGCGACVMACPETALITREDNLITASVEKTVYVNGEKIKTSGFIKDALHDAGVIISEFPFKTSESNLKPTSTMPCLSGGCWSCAVKVNGKYALSCITPLCEGMKIELLHQMPALRVVSGFGAHTVGGVGTPYHLKKSGSPIEIACFTHGCNLRCPQCQNYGMAFTAGGHLMEAEETAMILLGLQKQYQVDRIAISGGESTLNPHWLLELISSIRDADSDVHIHVDTNGTVLTTPYIDQLVKAGMTELGVDLKGIHNSTFQRITGLTDTKLADKYLKTSWSAVEYVIKKYHEDLFLGIGIPYNQDLISLEEVGEMGRKIVNLKDDVQVCVLDYQGEFRMKKLILPSYSEMMEVKEILNNTGLRTVIAQTPEGHMGP; from the coding sequence ATGAAAGTCATCAGGGATATAGATAAATGTATTCACTGCGGAATGTGTGAAATGGTCCTCTGTCCTGTAGGAAGTGCCTGGAGAAGTTTAGAGGAAGGTAAGTGCATTGGCTGTGGAGCTTGTGTCATGGCCTGTCCCGAGACTGCCCTTATAACCAGAGAAGATAATTTAATCACTGCGTCTGTTGAAAAAACAGTTTATGTTAATGGTGAAAAAATAAAAACATCGGGCTTTATTAAGGATGCCCTACATGATGCAGGGGTGATAATCAGTGAATTTCCATTCAAAACCTCTGAAAGTAATTTGAAACCAACAAGTACCATGCCCTGCCTTTCAGGAGGTTGCTGGTCATGTGCAGTTAAAGTTAATGGTAAATACGCTCTTTCATGTATCACACCATTATGTGAAGGTATGAAGATTGAATTACTCCACCAGATGCCAGCGTTACGGGTTGTGAGTGGTTTCGGTGCCCATACTGTAGGTGGAGTGGGAACTCCTTACCATCTTAAAAAAAGTGGAAGCCCAATAGAAATAGCCTGTTTCACCCATGGATGTAACCTGCGCTGCCCCCAGTGCCAGAATTATGGTATGGCCTTTACTGCGGGAGGACACCTCATGGAAGCGGAAGAAACTGCCATGATACTCCTTGGACTCCAGAAACAATACCAGGTTGACCGGATAGCAATATCTGGCGGTGAAAGCACCTTAAATCCCCACTGGCTTCTGGAATTAATTAGTAGTATCCGTGATGCAGATAGTGATGTTCACATCCACGTGGACACCAACGGAACGGTACTCACCACTCCCTACATTGACCAACTGGTTAAAGCCGGAATGACAGAATTAGGAGTGGATCTTAAGGGAATTCACAACAGCACCTTCCAGAGGATAACTGGTCTTACTGATACTAAACTGGCAGATAAATACCTTAAAACATCATGGTCTGCGGTGGAATATGTTATTAAAAAATATCATGAGGATTTATTCCTGGGAATTGGCATACCCTATAATCAAGACCTTATCTCCCTGGAAGAAGTGGGGGAAATGGGAAGAAAGATAGTGAATTTGAAGGATGATGTTCAGGTGTGCGTGCTTGATTATCAAGGTGAATTCAGGATGAAAAAACTTATATTACCCTCTTATTCGGAGATGATGGAGGTAAAAGAGATTCTCAATAACACTGGACTTAGAACCGTCATTGCCCAAACTCCTGAAGGACATATGGGTCCCTGA